The Methanolacinia paynteri genomic sequence TCCTTTAAGGATGTTATTCGCGGCATAGAGCGAGAGATATTCGCCTGAGGTTACGATGAAGACCACATCGGCATACTCGTCACGCACCGGTACTGCGAATCCCCCGCATACGACATCCCCCAGCACATCATAGATGCTGACATCAAAATATTCCTGGTCCAGGCCAAGCTCTTCGAGAAGCTCAAAGGTGGTAATTACGCCCCTTCCAGCACAGCCTACACCAGGTTCGGGCCCTCCTGCCTCGACACATGCGACTCCGCCGTGCCCTGTGAATACGATATCCTCAAGGTGCCTGTCTTCTGGAAGGGCGCATTTGATGTAATCGAGAACAGTTGTAGGGATATTGCCTCCGAGCAGAAGTCTTGTGGAATCATGCTTGGGATCGCACCCAATCTGAAGAACTTTCAGACCCTTCCCTGCAAGAGCGGCTGATACATTGGCGGAGATCGTCGACTTTCCTATCCCGCCTTTTCCATAGACGGCAATTCTAATCCCTATCACCACCGTTGTCCGAAGACGGGATGCATTCGATCATCTCTGAAATGCTGGTGCATTCCTTCTCTGAATCTTCCGTATGGATATTCCATATGGTTTTTCCTCCGTCGTTATTTATCGCGATACGGATGTCTTCTTCTGTCTCCGTTTCTCCTGCGGCTGTGGCAGATGTGTAGCCGATCCTTTCAAGAGCATACAGGGTCCAGATCTTTTCAATCGATTCGGGAGCCGAGAGTGAGAATGTCCCTTTCTTCTCAACAGGAATTGTGAATTCCCCTCTCACTGCGTCGAAGCTCACCCCGTCGATCTCGAAGGCCGATCCGAAGATGCCTGAGAGTACTAGGTCCTCCGGGACACCGGAGATCATATTTCCCCTTCTGTCTATGATCCAGAGCTGGTCGGCGCAGCGAATTGCAAGATTCAGGTCGTGCGTGGAGAGGAGGATCGATTTTCCTGTTTTCCTGGCTACAGTCCTGAGAATGCGCATCGTTTCGATCTTATGCGGAAGGTCCAGGTATGCGGTCGGCTCGTCAAGGACCATCATCTCCGGTTCCTGTGCAAGTGCCCTTGCGATCATCACCTTCTGCCGTTCGCCATCGCTCATCTCGTGCATAAAACGCCTTGCCAGCTCTCCCGCACCAACGGATTCAAGTGCCGATATTACGATATCCCTGTCTGAATCCGTGAGTCTGCCTGCCCAGTTGGTATAGGGAAATCTCCCGAGCGCCACGATGTCAAAAGCAGTCAGGTATCCTGCCTCGACCGGAGTCGTCAGCACCACGCTCAGGGTTTTCGCCTTTTCCTCGGACGTGTGTTCTTCTATCTTTTTGTCGCAAAGCAGGACTTCACCGCAGAGTGGCGGCTGTATCCCTGTAATGGTACGGATTAGGGTGGATTTTCCCGACCCGTTGGGACCGATCAGGCATACAAGTTCACCCCTCCTTAGGTTGAGGTTGAGATCTTTGGAGACTTCTTTGATGATCGTCTTCTGGTTCCTGTAGCCAATTGTCAGGTTGCTGCAGGTCAGGATCGGATCTCCGATCATGTCGTCACACCCCTTCCGAATTTCGTTCCGCGGACGATCACCCAGATCACGACCGGTGCGCCGAATAGGGCAGTGATTGCATTGATTGGCAGCACAATGTCCGTTCCGGGTAGATGGGATATGATATCGGTGCAGAGTGCGATGATTCCGCCGACGATTATACACCCGGGGACGAGAATACGGTGGTCGGCGCTCACGAACATGGCCCTGCACAGGTGTGGAACAGCAATTCCAAGGAAACCGATAGGGCCGCAGAAGGCCGTAACCACTCCTGCCATAAGCGCTGTGTTGGTTATGATGAGTATTCTGGTCGTTTTGTAGTTCATTCCAAGGCTCTCGGCGTACTGTTCTCCCAGCAGGAGGGCATTGAGCGATTTGACCGTGCAGATCGAAAGGATGAATCCTACAAGGAGGAGGGCCACCATGATCGGGACCTGCCCCCATGTAACTCCCGAGAAACTGCCGAAGGTCCAGGCGGTATAAGAGTGCATGCTGGATTCATCTGAAAACTGTAGGAGGATGGTGACTATTGCACTGCTTATATAGGAGACCATTATTCCGAGAATAAGGATCGTGATGTTGCTCTTGATCTTTGACGAGATGATCAATATCAGGGCCAGTACTGCAAAGGATCCGATTATCGCAGCAACCGATATGCTCAGGTCGCCGATGAACCCGATGGTGGCGAATATCGCACCTACACCGCAGGCGCCTGCAGAGAGCATAACCAGTGCAACACCGAGACTCGCTCCCGAGCTTATACCGAGGATATACGGATCGGCAAGCGGATTTCTGAAGAATGTCTGCATGAGGAGACCGGCAAGAGCAAGTGCCCCGCCTGCAAATACGGCGGTTATTGCCTTGGGAAGCCTCCAGTCCCAGAAGATATTCTCCCACGTTGTTTTTACATCGCCTCCGGTCAGCATTTTTACAAAAGCTTCCAGGGGAATGTTCACCGATCCTGCCAGAAGGTCAAGGATAAACAGAGCAATAAGGACTATGAGGATCACCGGTAGGACTAAGGTAAGTCTCTTCAGACTGTCCCCGCTATCACTGCCGGAGAAATTCATGCACTTTCCTCCGTCTGGGTGGCACCTATATTTTTGTAATAATATAATTCATGATCCGGCAGGAGCTCGGGGTGGAATATCTTTACGAGATCCGCAAGTATGACGTCAGGTTTGATTATTCCCGACTGCCAGTAGTCATCGCCGCCGTATTCATTTTCCCTTGCATTATAGTTGTAGACATTTCCTGTCTGGTAGGCCATGAATTTAGAATACCTGGAATCGTATGAAAGAAGATCAGCGGCGTCGTTTCCATACCCTGTATTCATCCAGAAATCGGCATCCTGTGCCTTTTCATAAACAGATTCAAAATCGAGTGCAATGGAGCCGCTTTCGTT encodes the following:
- a CDS encoding ABC transporter ATP-binding protein, which produces MIGDPILTCSNLTIGYRNQKTIIKEVSKDLNLNLRRGELVCLIGPNGSGKSTLIRTITGIQPPLCGEVLLCDKKIEEHTSEEKAKTLSVVLTTPVEAGYLTAFDIVALGRFPYTNWAGRLTDSDRDIVISALESVGAGELARRFMHEMSDGERQKVMIARALAQEPEMMVLDEPTAYLDLPHKIETMRILRTVARKTGKSILLSTHDLNLAIRCADQLWIIDRRGNMISGVPEDLVLSGIFGSAFEIDGVSFDAVRGEFTIPVEKKGTFSLSAPESIEKIWTLYALERIGYTSATAAGETETEEDIRIAINNDGGKTIWNIHTEDSEKECTSISEMIECIPSSDNGGDRD
- a CDS encoding iron ABC transporter permease — translated: MNFSGSDSGDSLKRLTLVLPVILIVLIALFILDLLAGSVNIPLEAFVKMLTGGDVKTTWENIFWDWRLPKAITAVFAGGALALAGLLMQTFFRNPLADPYILGISSGASLGVALVMLSAGACGVGAIFATIGFIGDLSISVAAIIGSFAVLALILIISSKIKSNITILILGIMVSYISSAIVTILLQFSDESSMHSYTAWTFGSFSGVTWGQVPIMVALLLVGFILSICTVKSLNALLLGEQYAESLGMNYKTTRILIITNTALMAGVVTAFCGPIGFLGIAVPHLCRAMFVSADHRILVPGCIIVGGIIALCTDIISHLPGTDIVLPINAITALFGAPVVIWVIVRGTKFGRGVTT